The Dermacentor silvarum isolate Dsil-2018 chromosome 7, BIME_Dsil_1.4, whole genome shotgun sequence genomic sequence AGGTTTGAGAACGACGAGGAGGGGTTGCGAATCTGGGAAGCCCCGCAATTGTATAAGAACTGTCGCAACGATTGCATAATAAACGTTATATATAAAACTGCTTGTACTAACCTAAATGTCCCGCGGGCTTTACATCCAGTTACCTCACAAGAGTTGAAGCACGTGAGCGACGTTTTTGTGTATCAGAGTATGAAAGCATACCACAAACTCTTTCTACTAGCTTCTAAGCATTCTTCCCGCCTACTTCTTTAACTGATAGGGAATCGGTCCTCTTACGCACATACATGCCATGATTTAGAAGTACAAATAATGGCTTCCACGATTGGTTGCTGGGCTCTGTGCCTTCTACAGGTGGGAAAAGAAAAATACAACCATGACTTGAAGGTCTCCCCGGAAACATCGATGTGCCTACACATAATAATGAAACAGTTGGCACTAAATACACTATTCGAGAAATATCAGTGCTCCATTTACATTTACAGGGATGTTTTTGTCCATGCAAAAGTGCTACAGCAGCTTTTGCGGTATTACCTCCACAAGAGAAGCTACATTTGTCTCTTAGGACTTACGTTGTCATCAACAACAGGAGAGTTAGTGGCTATTTTCCAATCCCAAAAATATTCACACAATTTCATCGAAACACACCGGACAACAATAACTTGTATTATATTTACCGTCACATCACAGCTACAGCTTGTCCTAAAATTTCGATCAATGCCATCTACAAATATGTATTATTTATGTGATTGGAAATGGTCTATCTCAAGTGACCTTAAAAAGCAAGATGTCTTCTTCAAATGTTTGTGGGGACATGCTGGCATTGCTAAAAATAAATGAGAGGACTTCATGACAAAATATACGCATTAAAATACTGCAAATCACCTTATTTAATTATTCGCAGCAAATATGAGATCGCTAATACGgggaataaaaataaatgtacataTCCACAAGGCTTACAAAACAGACTAAAACATCTATCCTTTTCAATGTGCAGCCTTATCTCAAGTAATACTTGAAGGAGGACTTTTCAACAAATTCCGACACAATATATCGTAATGTGTAATCGAAGGTAAAACCTTGGGAAGTAATCGATTACCACTCTGTGCAAAGGAAGTTAGAATTCAGTCATGGCCCTAAGCATTTCTTATTTATTCGATTTAAACTTCTCGAAAAGCAGCTTGCGATTATTGAGTTGCACACCAGCGCCAGTGATGGATGTACAAATAACCAGGGGAAGGAGGTAGCCTATGACAGCTTTATCTGtaaaaaaaggataaaaagcTTCATCAATAAATATAGAAAAATCATTATCATGAAATATTGAACGCAGCAGGTACTCACGTGAATATTTCCTGAAGTGGCTTGGGTAACTGCATGATCACTTGCAGCAGGTCAAAGGTTTAAGCCATTCTCAACGTGATTGGCATCGCATCGAAACTGATGACAATAAATAAGGGAAATTTGAAGAAAATATTCTTTACGTTATTCACTCAGTCACAAATTATAACGGCGGCCAAAGAATGCGTAAAGTTTGAGAAACGTACTCGCTCTGCCACAATGGAATAATGCCTTAAGCATTACATATTCAAGCTTCGATAATACAGAGTTATGGAGAGGTGAATTTGGTTCCCTATGCATAGTTGCAGTACTGCTTGCACGTGTACATTGGCAATAAGTGGGACTTCAGTGCGTCGGTTACGACAAAAGTATATCTCCTGCTTGCAATAATCGTGGCACTACACATACGTTGAAGCCTTCTACGATTTAACGAGAGCTGACACATAACTGGAAAGTAGTGCTTCGTTTGTGGCTTCTATACCTGTGTGGATGGCTGGATGCTGCGAATGGGCAACACTGTATCAGCTATGCTCCTACGAGCATTCTGTTTCTACTGTTCTGGGAGGAAAATTACTGAAACACATCAATGAGCGGCTACGCCAGTGAAATGGCCAACAACGGTGATTTGAAATGCCCATGGACTTTTACAAGTACGCGCTTGCTCACGACAAGCGATTGTTGTTTTGAAAATGAAAGATATCCGTAAACCTTGTCGCGTAGCGTATGGTAGTTGTGGCGCTCTGCGCTAGCTAAAACATGCCGACGACCATTGTGGCGCCCTGAATTGTCTCGCAGAAAACAAAGCTCAAGCCACGATGTCACAAAGCAGTTCGCAGTATAGCCTACGCATGCGCTTTCTAGCGTCGAAATCATTTACTGTATGGTGCAACGTTTAATCGCCGACATGCTTCAACTAAATCCATTCAATTTGGAACATCACGTGCACGGAAATATATTCAACGTGAGCAGTAGGAACTGTGCATGTAAACGCTTATTGTTATGTAAACGTAGGCACAACTTGAACAAAGGAGAAATATCCTCGCAGAACCTACCACACAGGTAATGTTGAGATTAGTGCGGTTATCATTGAATCAGTGTAGTGACACAAGCCACAACCATCGCCAAGACTTGTGATGTATTAGGCGTTCATCTACTCTCTCAACACCCTCTGGACCGAAACGCTGAATTTTTATAAACTTGCTGCGAGACACGTGTACGCTTTACCATGCAATTCATAAATGCAAGCCTTAAATATTGCTGTCATGGCCCCATTAAAAATAACCTGCACATTGCAGAAAATGAAGTAAATAAAAAATACcagaaaaaactaaaaaaaaacgtactCTTTAGGCTGCGTTCTATGCGGTTCAGTAAATTCGAGTTCCGCGATTCTTGAAATCTGCGGCAAAGCTCGTGATTCGCCAGTGAGCCACGTTCAATGGGCTTGGTAAGAAAAGAGTTAAAGCAACGAAGAAATAAATTTCGATTGTAGagggcagaaaaaaaagcaaataaccTGCAATCTTCTGCATGCCTTTAACAAATTTATGTCGTGCTGGAAACAAAGCAATGTTTAAAGTACAATACGACATTCCGTCCATCCAATTAACGTCTATAGCAATGCCAATCTCATTTCCGCTGGGACTGCGCATACGCGCACTAATAGGCGCGAATCACTTGGAAATACAGGATGACCTTGTCAAAGGGACGAACCGATGCACAGTTCGACGGTCGTTCCAACTGTTCTATCCGGTACATTGGGGCGCCACATTGGTGGTCGTTAGATGCTTCCGAAACGCAACGGATGCGGCGAAGGCAAAACACTTTATCAACAGGGCAGGGATCAAAACTTTCTGTCCGCTACAGGCTCTGAGAAGCATTAGCGATATATGTTTGCCGATGCCAGAACTAAAGGCTCACACGTGGTATAAATAGACTACTCAAATCTGACGACTGAATCTTTCGGTAGACGTATATCCAGACTGACTTAGTTGGAGCGCCACCCTATTTACCACGTAAGTATACGTAATCTTGTGCACTGGTAATATAGCCACACTGAAAGTCAATTGAAAGAAGAAAGAGCCGGAACTCAACGCACGCAGAACTGTTCTAGTTCGTAAGTTGGTTTGTGAATACTGCGCCCTGTGTTGCAGAAATACGAAATGCCTCGTGgtcaaacacgcacgcacgcacgcacgcacgcacgcacgcaccacgcacgcacgcacacacacacacacacacacacacacgcaaaaaaaattcATGAAAGCAAGAAAAGAGCATCAATAGATATGTTACAGTATTATGAGGATGAAAAATTACGTTATACCTGGTCAAATGATTGGCATGACAGCTAACTGCCGCATATGAGCAGACACATAACTAGGCATTTCTAAAGCAATATGTATTGTGGCGAGAAACCTGGCCCCAATAGAGTATTTATTTTTAAATACAACATTGATAAATATGAGCCTGCACATTGACATACGTTCTGTAGGAGGCAATTCACGTTTTTACGGCCAATGCTTCCTCAAAGAGGCGTTCTTTGGTAGCCAGACGAAAATATCACGCCATCTCTTGTGAATAATTGCTCGACTATCGCGTAGTTACCTACGAAGTATGACATGTTTCTCAGGAGTATGCGAGATGCCATGCCAAGGTCAAAACTGCTTTTTATTGAGCGAATAATACAATGCTATTAGGTGACCGGCTGCTTTTGGGACACTAAGCTCGCTAGCAGAGAACAGCTTCGTTTACTCCTTTCTAAGCAAAACGGAACATGTCCTCATGAAACGGAATACCTGTTCATGGCTTCAGTTCGAGTGATTTGAAGTTGCTGCCGAAGCTTTCGTGATCTGATAAAGCAACAGATTTTGTAATATCAGACAGCAGATACAACTCCCTTTTACCGCTTCAATCTTTCATGTAGGCCTGCACATGGACTCACTGAACACTTTGTCATAAGCGCTACTGTTTGTATGAATTTCTGGTATTGTTCATTCGGTAAGTACGCAGCCATTCTTTCGAAAACATTTAACGTAACTCTCTAGCAGAGCGTTTGGTTTTAGCAAAGTAAAGCTGACTTCAACGCATCGATGAAACAGCTGAGCATATGTAATTAAAAAGCATTCAGAAATGAGCGAAGTTAGCTCCGATTTGTGATATGTAGTTAAAATTCAGCATTATATTCAAAATGAACAGTGCTGTAGAACCTTTGCGAGGTTTGTCTAGATTTCAGCTGTGTTTTAATTCTATTATGTTCAGATTTTATCATGGCACACACGAATTTCTTTTATCAATAGgacgacctctctgcctttctgtaaagaaatttctgtctctctctcttgtgtCAACATAAAATAAAGACGTCCTTCATTATTCAAACTGAATTTGCAGTTTAACTCGGCGTATGCGTAATGCACTTGAATCAAAAAGATGTCCTAGTTGGCAAGTGCTCTGTATATGACGTCTACAGTATGTTTACTGCTTTGTGTTACTTGCATTGGTCTATTGGAATGTTTTGTTTTTCCAACAAGCTCCACTTCAGGCATTAAGTAGCTCGCGTGATCTTCAGCCATTATTTTGAGCCTAAAATTTTAATCACTTGGCGAAACAACCAATGCTTTGATGTTTCCGCTAAATTGATCAACTTATTCGAAAGAGAAAGCAATTTACAGCTATTTCACCCTTCGTGTTTGCAGGCTGAAGGACAATGACGGTGACAACATTCCTAGTTGCAATCACTTGCCTGGCTGTGTCGGTTGCTGGTTTTGCGTATGAAACAGGTGAGAGATCGTTCCATTTTTATGCATCCGCTTTTGTAAGAAAAATTTACACCGGTCTTCAGTGACAGAAAAATAATAAGGAACGCGCATGTTGGAATGTATGTTCAGCGAAGCCATTTTGAAATGGTTAATTAAATTCCATATACATCTAAGTGTAAATTTACTACTTTATTTCCTCTAAATTTCATGTTGTACTGTCAAGTGTAATGTCATGCAACGTTTATGCTCCGCTTAGAACCGaagttgtttatttattttaacaTCTATTGTTTCTGGGTGTAGCTTGATGTTTCCCGTCGGTACCGTGAAGAACGGCAGATCATTATGGGAGATTCACCAGGAATCGATATATACGCATTTGCCCATGAATAAGGGTAGGTCAACTGCAAAAAAATTCAAAGGAAATGTTGAATGTCATCAGCTATGAAATTTTATATGCAGTAGGAACATATATCAGGTTACAGGACATGCAAATGTCATGTCATTCTTAATTCTTTGAGAATGCCGAGCCGAGGAGCATGCCCTAGCACTACTTTGAAGGTCAACAAACAGAAGCCTAAAtaattatatacagggtgtttcattttagctgcaccaaatttcctgtggcagatagcacatttaTAATCCTTGATCGAAACTGCTCGATCAGGCGACCAATACAtcaacgagaaatcaaaatgcctaatagaataattaacataattacacctATTAACTTTGTATTTTTAATTTTATGGCATATCTTTCTAATCTACGAATTagagccgctgagttcgcaagggtatccacttagaacgaattctcaggactgaaccagtttcgaggtaataattttcaaagtgtccgaggAAATGAATGGGCATGACAAAACAAGTCACATCATGATTAGGGAGGGTGTTGTGAGGCCTTCATTGTCCCCCTACGCCGCACCTATCATTTTTTGCGGAAACGAAAGGGGAGAACACACTCGTTTATGCATTGACTACCGCAAGCTGAACTTCGTCACGGTGCCCGACTAACGGTGCCCGCGCGGGAGTGGgtggctttgagccgtcgtcggcaagcggcgtctgaccacccagtggatatcgcccggcgagctgcttcactggagagggtccggaatgccaagcctAATCACAGACATGTCTAGCCACCGACCTAGGCACAGCCgtcatacctggcttaacgatgagtgtataccaaagtctaataattacagctaaatcaaagatTAACCAAGTGAAACGAAGACACAACCAGGTGAAACCAATGTTACGCTTTGCAAACTCAGgaatagctgagctaagccgcagccattttttataCCAAAAACGATGTGTCTCCAGTGATACTTATCAGtgtcgttatatatatatatatatatatatatatatatatacataatctgcgatcgtgcgtgcgtgtgtgtactcTCGCGAGAATTCTTCGCTGTGTTCGTGAGgtgtattttaacgcgacagcgttaagggcctgtgtcgctgaaaatccggcatcggcgtggGCGCTGGCGCGCCGACTTCGTTGGCAGAAATAGTCAACCCGAACCACCACGACGGTGCAGGCCCTCCGCGATgggcaaggcgttagtgaacaaaattgaatttcttcaAGTGAAATCCGTCGGAAaaccgtaaagtacgacttaaccacaacctacagacgtgatagcgtcggattgtaatttgaatgtacgagaaaacataattatcttacgccgaaactcgaacacaaaccccttttccggcATTTATACAATTCATAAAGCGGCACGCCACGGTTCCTTCCTTGagaaaacaccatccagatggcgctctccTCCAAGGCAGCCGCGCGCTGAGGTGAAGTTGCACAAAAAAGCTGCAGCTGCTGGGAAGCCTGATAAGttgtcggggatctttgaatgctatcgcgttccactcttaaagacgaagcttaagcgtcctccaaatttccATTTCGCAGCCTAACTCGTGTTCAAGCCGTCAACATGATTTTCGCATCAATGGTGGTACGTGATATCATTCGCCATTTTTCTGATATCTCATCGTATTGACATCCCGCTTCATATCCTAGACAGTATTTCCATCCGTCGTACGGATCCGTTGGTTCACACCGTATGCCACCGAATGAGCAACGCTGTGGGCACAGACACTTCGTCGCTTCCACTTGGCGCTGGATTAAAACTATGAGCTATATATATAAAGCCGAGGCCGGAAGGAAGATGACAGCGAATTGTGCAacagcaacaagttttgataattaaaaaaaagtttaggCGTTTTTTCATTGTTCATCTCGCATGAAGAATTATAgcctcaagggcatagaggaaAATAATCATCTGCAGCTTTATGAGGAACACaagctcaaactagaaaaaaataTAATAGAAGCTCtcaaaacacatcaatgacaaactTGATCGTTGGCAGGGACGGACACTACACTTCTATTTGCTAACACCCAGTAGAGTGTGATGACGAGTATGAAAATTCAGGCTATTGCGCGAATACAGAAATACAGACTATCAGAAATTAGGCAGACGCTCGCCGCCAAACAATAATGTTACTACCTTCCACTGCAGCGCACGTTCTATAAAATTATGCACTTAAACAGCTCAATGCACTTTCAGATGACTAATCAGAGCACGGCACAaagatataagcacgcgccatcctTGGCCatcagttgtggcctctggccaatcagccgcaacagcgTGTTCAAACGCTTACCTACGTGAGCTTTAGCATTGTAGATATACATATTATTTTCGTAAGAAGGCTACATAACTATCATAGAAATTTTTTTGTACTCGTcatctgcgacggctgtttaggttttgtgaatcgacttacacTTACTTTTGGCGGAAGAACTGAAGTTCGCACATTGCTACCCTTACATACACGCAGTTTTTCGACTACAGCACTCGTCTCTGTagcggcgggcatcgcaagcttgctgatcttacgaacagttttagctttgcGAATACGCTTTTTTCGTGAGATATTTTTTACGCCAtaatttgttcgtaagttcgcttaaTGAATTCCGCCCGAGGTATCCAATGTTGTTTTACAACGACATTCCAATGTTCCACTGTATACCAACATGTTGTAAGACACCATATTGCATCGTAAACAAACCGCTTACGTACAATAATTGTGCCTTCCAGAATCCGTGGACTGCGACTTCACGGGCATCGACGTGGATGCTGCCATTTCAAGAATGCTCTCCAAGATTCCAAAGTACGAAGAACGCATATCGGAGACCTATAGAATGTCTTTTGCTGGTatcaaattcttcggcgtcaacACTACAGGAATGAACAAACTGAGTCTTTACGGCCCTGCGATCCCCTATTGCATCAACGGAACCCGCATGATTCAGGTAGACCTCGTCAACGATGGTGACGTCGTCGTGTCGTGGCCATGGAAGACTTGCGAGGGCCGTGAAGGCACGATTGATCTCAAGGCCGACGTTTCGCGCTTCACCACTCAGCTACGTGTCACAGCGACTGGATTTAACGACGTCAGCTTTTCGCATGACGGCCCTGTACTTCCGGTCACCGCCGAAAACATTGTACTCAAGATCAATGGCGCCGGATTGGCCCCGACGGTTGTAACTGAGTACCTCTCCATGGTGTTCCCCGCCGTGCTCCGGGCAATATGGAACTATCAGTTCTTCTACTTTGCGGACATCTCACTCGACAAGGCTGTAGCGTGAAGCACTTGCACAGCCACAGCTGACTGCTACAGAAGTTTAACGTGGGCTACCCGCATCTGAAACAGCAGAAAGTGTAATAAACCTTCCCAAGTTCCAGCGCATTGTATTTCACTTGTTTCCGAGTATGAGTGCTTGCTTTTCGTGCATAGGTTCCGGCACTGGGCTTCCTCTTCCTTTAATTGTATTATTGGCATGAATGCTAATTGATATATGGGAACTCTTAAATTACAGTTTCCATTAGAGTCAACAAGTTACAGCGGTCATGCCGTTCATCAAATATATTACTTTTTATGAGCGACGACTTAAGGGGCACTGTTACGCAGCAGAAGACAGGGTTGATAGAATTTTATTGCTGAATGACTGGTGCCCTGTGAGAAAAGAACACGCAGCTTTGAATTTCACAGCATAGCGAGAAAATGACTATTTCAAGACAGATATTAATAAGTCTCGATGCGCACTGCATCTCACTGTCAAATATATAATTTGTTCCTCATACTGCACTGCGCGCGGCGCACCCAGCAAAAATATGAAATTTTTTCCTCCAAGGAACAGTTAGCTCAATGCTTTGAGAATTACTATGATTGAGCCGTGCTCGTATCAAGGATTGTATTTCATGCTAGCGCAGAATTAACCAAAACGTTTAACACGATAGTAGCATCAATCGGTTTGTAAAGGCCTGGCGATGGCTAAAGTACAGTGGCACTACGGTGAATAAGATTCTAACATAAATATTTCGTCCTTCCGGAATTGCTATGGTCTATTCAGAATATCAGCATGCCGCATCTAACGACCCATTAGACCATAAAAGTAAGGTATTGATGTGGTTCTAAAAAATCCCGCAGAACCAATCTCACCACTTATGTTTATCGACGTTACTCGAATTAGCAGTTAATGTATTGGCACACCCTAGCGCAACCACCGAAAAGCTCCATGTATGGGGCGTGTATAGCCGGTGTGCTTTTATGCGCATCCCTTCGGACAAGCTGTGCCATACAGAGCCACCGCAGCGACGTCCTCCCCTGACGCTTGTTTGAGCATACTCGTATATTCAGACTACATCGTCATAATATTTATGACGCAGGTTGCACTCGGTCCACCACCGCAGAAATGGAAAtgattctttttttgttttcatttaagGGTGGCACATACCGAGCGGCCCATACCCCGTGATCCAAGTTAGCGCCAAGGAGATTCATTGAAGGGCGATGTATACCCAGGTACACATAACTAGTGCTCTAAGTCGGCGTAAAAGACATTCAATAAAGAGCGGTACATTGACAGTGACGCTTACCCAGAGACCCAAGTGTGCggtaaagaggttcattgaacagtAGCACATACCCAGTTGGCCATACCGAATGACCCGAATTCGCATGAACGAAgttcattgaagtgtggcacatacctagtttaACATACGCAGTGATTCAGTTTATATGTTGAAGAGTGACGCATAAATAGTGCCACATAACTGCTAACACAAGTTGGCGTGTAACAGGTTAACTAACAAACGGCACATAAACAATGCTATATATACCCGTGACGCACGTTAGCCATACGATTACTTTCGGACCGGGTTTATAGTCATCAAAGCAGCCCAATGCTTAAATCATTAGATCCAAGTTGGATGAGAAATAGTTAGAGACACtggcagacaggcagacagacagacagaaatcCAAGAAAATAGCATTACATAGCCTAGGAATGATAATTGCACTAATAGCGACAACACGCACTCGTGCTAGTGGTTTAGGAAGAGCTTGTGGCAGcgctgccataggtacttgctcTTCACCATCTTCAACAGCATCTTCAAGATCGCCCTCATTATTATCATAATCACTATCACCTGTTTATTTATGTACCCAGCAGGAGGAGggcctctctcagcgatctccaatttcccctctTTTACGCTCGTTGACCCCATAATAGGACTGCAAATTTCGTCAAGTTCCTTAGCAGGGAAAGGGAGGCTCTCCTTTGTCAGATGCACAATGACAAGGTAAACATACACAGTGCATCGTCTCCCATTAACAACAGCAAGACCTGAACAAAGAGGTCATCATTTAAACCGCGGAAACTGGAGCGGATGATCAGGAGGAAATCCCCACACAACGGCCATAACTCCCTTCTTCGAAGAGGCCCACGGGGCTATAGGACAGAGTAAATTCGGCTTTCCATTGTATCGTAGCCGAATTTATTCAGAAATATGGTCCTTCCTGCTCATCGTCTTAAGCACATCATCCTTATCAATATCCTCATCATCCTCGTTATTCTATTATATAGACTTATGTctactgcacgacgaaggcctcacccGGTGATCTCCATTGCCCTTGTCCCGAGCTAGCTGATTTGCAGCTGGGCCTACAGATTTCGTAACTTTACCACACCACCAATTGTCTGCCATCCTCCACTGTGTTGTCATTACCGTGGCACCCAATTTTGCAACGATAATACCCCACAGGTTATCTGTCCTACTCAATACATTGCCTGCCCAGGTCTTTGTGCTTCCAAATGTCAACTAGAAAACAAGCGACCCCTGTTTGCTTTCTAATCCACACCTACGTCTCTCTAAATCCTGACAATACACCCAATATTTTTCGTTCGATCCCTCGTTGCGCAGTCTTTAGCTTCTTCGGCGTATTAAATTTGTTAACCTGCAGCTTCTTGCGCTGCACGAGTAGGTTAGTACCGTGAGAATACAacgattgtatacttttttttcaaACATAGCGGTAAGCTgcggtcatgatttggtaatgcttgtCGTATGCCctgcaacccatttttattcttccgtaCGCTTCCATCTCATGATGAGGCCCCTTCGTGAGTGAATGACCGAGAGAAACCTACTCTCATGGACTCTAGAGGCCGAATGTCAATTAAGAAGCCTTGTTCACATGCTATGGAACATACATTTTGCGGTCTGTATGCTATTCTCAACcatactctttctttttttcggttaAACCTCTCAGTAATTTGTAACAATTCATCCCAGTAGTTTCTGAAAACCTAGTTCCTGCCAACCGCAGGTAGCTGAAGCATTCCCTGTTAACCCTCGATTTTAGTGAAGATCAATGGAAGCCCCTTTGATCTTTCCACTGAGCACATTAAGAACTGGTGAAATGGGGTATAAATAACGTTTGCTTTATTAACGCTCCTAGGAGGTCATGCCTGCATTCAATGCAACAAGTTTCCAAGCGCAGGTCGGCGCCTGCCTAGCGTTGGTTACCGGAGGGCATTAACATCTGCAGTCGCAGAAAAGCTTTCTAAGCAGCTGAATCGCAGTGTGCAAGCTCAGCCACGACGTGCGCCAGTTGAAAACAAGAGTGTTGCTATGCTGCCTTACCTACACAACGTATCGCATAGGCTGAAGAAGAGTGGGCATCACGCTGGAACCAAAGTTGTATTTTTATGCTCCGAAAAAGCTATCCAAGCTTTGTAATCTTGTGAATGCTCCAGGTGCCAGCAGAATTCGATGCTCTGTGCAACTCAGAACGCGCTTTGTGCCCTGTGCCACCACTGTGGTTTACCTTTCGGTTCACGGTTCAAGGCCACCTTGGAATTCACTGCCCTGACTGCGGCTGCGTGCCCCTGCTGGAGCGTTACAAGGTCTTAACTAAACACCGCTCGCAGCTGACAGGCAAAATTATTGAAGCGGGTCATATTAGAAAGTTTGAGCTTGTGTGCAGTTGCCCGTCAATTGACCAAACAAAAAGGGAGGTTACGCATCTCAATCCCTTTTAACCCTTGCACATCTGTCGCGCGTATTACCAACACATGGCAAGTGATCTGTTTTCCCGAATCATCAATACGAGAGTTTTGATAGCTGCCCCTGTTTGCGCGCGTGCCTCCACATTGTATATATACATGGTGCTCCCTACGtcaacaaaataaagttgtttcctcctcctcctcctacggCAACAAAGTTGCTAGAAGTCAGCGCTGTGTTTGTCTTCGTTTGTCCCTGCCCTTTCGCGCTGTTCTCATTTTAAACATGAACTACCAATATATCTACCCTTCATATCCTTATAACATGGACTGGCAGTTGTAAACAAAGAAAGCGGATGTATCCAATCAGTATTTTAAGATAACGCTTCGACGAATGAGCTATGCACATCTGGATTTTGCACTGTTAACGCAGGCACGTGAATGCGTGTCTCAGGTTGATATTTCTCCACGCTTCAGTTATCGCACATCGCTGCCGTCAAAATGGCGGCATCCAATCAAACAGAAGCGCCTACAATTACGCAACGCGCCATTAAACTTGAAGACGGTGTCGCACTTATCATGGCTGTTACAATTTCTACAC encodes the following:
- the LOC125946791 gene encoding uncharacterized protein LOC125946791, which translates into the protein MTVTTFLVAITCLAVSVAGFAYETESVDCDFTGIDVDAAISRMLSKIPKYEERISETYRMSFAGIKFFGVNTTGMNKLSLYGPAIPYCINGTRMIQVDLVNDGDVVVSWPWKTCEGREGTIDLKADVSRFTTQLRVTATGFNDVSFSHDGPVLPVTAENIVLKINGAGLAPTVVTEYLSMVFPAVLRAIWNYQFFYFADISLDKAVA